taGTTGTTAGTACGTTTACCTTCTACATCATTTTTCAATTTGTCGAGCTCGGTTCAGGATTGTGTCATCATTTTCAGGTTCGTTTCATCATTCCCTGAAAGGGTTCATCATTCCCAAGTGTCTTGGGGTTTTTGGTTGGTGGAAAATCAATCTTCTACAATATTTTTCCGGTTAGTTGAGCCTGGTTCAGGGTCGTTACACCACTTTCAGGTTCGTCGATCCTAATTCAGGATCGTTACAACCTCTTTCAGGATCGTCGAATCATTATCCTCTCTACCAAGGAGAtgtagttcaggggtaaataggACTTTTAATAGAAAAGATAACTGTCACCGAGTACTTAACTGGATGGAATTTGCATTTTAAATAAAACGGGGTACTTTAGAAAATTTATCAAAAACCGGAGTACTTTTGAAGTGTACATTTCAAAAAAAGGGGTACTTTATGAATATCCCTTCAATATGGCTGCCCCCTGCCCTTGAGCGCGTTAAGCCGTCACCAATCCTCTCGTGATATTTTCCTAGTCCACGTGGGTCAAGTCAACCGAATCCTCCTCCTCCCCCAATTTTATTCATCcattaaaaagaaattttgatatTCTTCCTTCTCTCTCTTTCTCAAACATCGAGACTTCAACGTCTCCACTCAGAAAAAAAcccaaacaaaaaacaaaaatcgaTCCGATTCATTCCCAGCCCTAGAAATTCCTTCCCCGATCTTCATCAACAAGTTCAAATCAAGGTAAAATCAATCATTCTCTTCCTTCAATTTCTGATTTCaaatcgaatttgatcgagtaaAAATCTAGGGTTAGGGTTCTTTTTCATCTAATTTATTGTAATTTCTATGCTTTAAGATGTAtagtaatttcaaagaacaaGCAATAGAATATGTAAAACAAGCAGTACAAGAAGATAACGCAGGAAATTATGCGAAAGCATTTCCTCTTTATATGAACGCGTTAGAATATTTCAAAACACATTTGAAATACGAAAAGAATCCTAAAATTAAAGAAGCTATAACTCAGAAATTTACTGAGTATTTAAGAAGAGCAGAAGAGATTCGTGCTGTGttagatgatggtggtggtgctggtccTGCATCTAATGGTGATGCAGCTGTAGTTGCTAGGCCGAAGACGAAGCCTAAAGACggtgaaggtggtggtgatggggaAGATCCTGAGCAAGCGAAATTGAGAGCTGGGTTGAATTCGGCTATTATTAGGGAGAAACCTAATGTGAAGTGGAATGATGTTGCTGGACTTGAGAGTGCCAAACAGGCTCTGCAGGAAGCGGTTATATTGCCTGTCAAGTTCCCTCAGTTTTTTACTGGTCAGTTTCTTTTGTCGATGCCTGTTTAGTTGCCCATTTAGTTTGTGTTATTGGTAATGCTATTTTGTTAATCAAAATTTTGACTTTATAGTTTATTAGTCTGAACGATGGTTTTTGGAAAGGAGTTCATGTTTAAATACGTTAACTTGGGAAATAAAGGACTGTAATCATTATTACCAAGAGACATGTATTTTGGATGGCAAGTTCGAGCACAAGGAAGAAACTTTGTCCTGTTTGTCCATGAAATATGCGTATGATGGCATAAGGTTTAAGTTTAGTTGCTGTCATCCATCTCTATCACTCTCTTAATGCTGTTGTGTTGATTTCTTTCCCTCTTAGGCAAGAGACGGCCATGGAGGGCGTTCCTTTTGTATGGGCCACCTGGAACTGGAAAGTCATATTTGGCCAAAGCTGTTGCAACAGAAGCAGACTCGACCTTTTACAGGCAATTTTGTTTCTCATCTAAACTTGTTGATTCCGTAGAGAAATATGCACCTGATTAGTTATATTGTCGGATGATCTTGTATTATCGTAATTTGTCTTAATCTGGGTGGGTTACGCAGATACTTCTTGGTGGTGCCTGTATCGTGTGTCCATACGTATGGACAGAGCCCCACTGACCATATAGTCTCTTCTCTTTTCTGCTCTGTCCTGTATTCAACTACACAAATCCTTCCTTCTTAGTTTTCTCCTTCTCATCATATATATAAACGAATACATACCACGAATAGGTAGCTAAGATGGGTAGAAATCACTGATAAGCTTACAGATGATACCACGGTGGtgtttaattaaaatatttttgtgTACCGCTGTATCCCCGTATTATGGTTTTAAGAATTGCTGTATTGGACACACGGAGACGTCTCCGTATCATACACGCGTGGCCGTATTTGTGCAACCCAGGTCTTAATCAACATTTGTTGCCATATGCTTGTACCTTCATTCTTCATAGAGATAACTTAGAATGCGACTTTATTTATCATGTTCTTCCTATTTGTAAGCAAATCTCTAATGCAGATAGCTTGTGGTATCATGAAGAATTTGAAAAGGCGAAGGAAAAAATGGTAGCTTCTGCATCACGTGTTATGGTTCTTTGGCCTATTGTCTGACTAGAGTATAATCCAGGGTTTGCCCAGAAGTATGCAGAACCACTTTGGCTTATTATCTGACTAGAGTGTAATCCAGGGTTTATCCAGAAGTATGCAGAGCCACAGAGCCACTTTTAGTGCAGTTAGAGAGTAGTCATGCACTTGGGCATTATTCACTTGGCCATAGCGGTAGTTATTTTAAAGCATATGGTGCTTTGCAGTTGGATGAGTAGCCTActtccattttgatttttgatttggttttatcTGCTCTAGTCATTTGTCCTCTCATATGTATAGTAAAGGCAATCAAATTAATGGCTCATTTATTGTTATGGTTTGCAGTATTTCTTCTTCAGATTTGGTTTCCAAGTGGATGGGTGAAAGTGAAAAGCTTGTTTCAAACCTTTTCCAAATGGCTCGTGAAAGTGCTCCTTCTATCATATTTGTTGATGAAATAGATTCCTTATGTGGTCAGCGTGGGGAAGGAAATGAAAGTGAAGCTTCTCGACGTATCAAAACAGAACTTCTTGTACAGATGCAGGTATGTTAGGTTATAGCAGTATGAAATATGCTGGATTATACAAGGATGGCTAAATGTTTCACCTGTTAATCCTTCCTTTTCTTCAGATCTAAGGCTAGAGCTGACTGACCTTTTACCTTTTTAAAATTCAGGGTGTTGGAAATAATGACCAGAAAGTTCTTGTTCTTGCTGCAACCAATACACCTTATTCTTTGGATCAGGTATAAATAGTGAACATTTTTGGTTGTACGCCTTTGTAGCTTCGAAGTTCATCTAATCTCTGGggtcttggtagaactattctgTTGCTGTATTCTCTGATACAAAGTGAGTTACAGGCTATCCGTCGGCGATTTGACAAGCGAATTTACATTCCTCTACCTGAAG
This portion of the Papaver somniferum cultivar HN1 chromosome 11, ASM357369v1, whole genome shotgun sequence genome encodes:
- the LOC113321774 gene encoding protein SUPPRESSOR OF K(+) TRANSPORT GROWTH DEFECT 1-like translates to MYSNFKEQAIEYVKQAVQEDNAGNYAKAFPLYMNALEYFKTHLKYEKNPKIKEAITQKFTEYLRRAEEIRAVLDDGGGAGPASNGDAAVVARPKTKPKDGEGGGDGEDPEQAKLRAGLNSAIIREKPNVKWNDVAGLESAKQALQEAVILPVKFPQFFTGKRRPWRAFLLYGPPGTGKSYLAKAVATEADSTFYSISSSDLVSKWMGESEKLVSNLFQMARESAPSIIFVDEIDSLCGQRGEGNESEASRRIKTELLVQMQGVGNNDQKVLVLAATNTPYSLDQAIRRRFDKRIYIPLPEAKARQHMFKVHLGDTPHNLTESDFEHLGNKTEGFSGSDIAVCVKDVLFEPVRKTQDAMFFINTKDDMWVPCGPKQRGAIQTTMQDLATEGLAAKILPPPIMRTDFDKVLARQRPTVSKSDLDVHERFTREFGEEG